Proteins encoded together in one Gadus chalcogrammus isolate NIFS_2021 chromosome 18, NIFS_Gcha_1.0, whole genome shotgun sequence window:
- the LOC130371509 gene encoding uncharacterized protein LOC130371509 isoform X1 has protein sequence MALVSLLRVFWICLFLFSSGTSAPLTIIGSSSREDELNQDSSSLDYLEEPRAPGASSRKSGSLDQALSLWASGMYKQGSIPSYYLTLQDPDKPLEYFTKPQELSMTGLVDQRASSGGPSEDVPENEGHLIEPRALKTSPAKASPSVSMSKEGSILPLNPLQQGSGGAGAPNQEAPQGKGVSAVVAGAHQLSSGTSQELSDWTRQAYSPSNEVDSEVSAFYQQGDGFEALLPQFEVSDLQEPQQGVSEPREQKRCHALSQASSSSSMSKQGSGGAGVWEVPELEAKDQSNYLTAWNMEGYSPSNEYDSAMAAFYQQGDGSEVSDMQELQQGVIEPLGDGSEVFDMQELQQGVIEPLADGSEGSDMQELQQGVIEPLGDGSEHSDMQELPSGVSEPYSPSFIIQIGSGYQRSRLSATSDQYSLNQGPEPYGVYPEDWDNYQMPSSIK, from the exons ATGGCCCTTGTCAGCCTTTTAAG GGTTTTTTGGATTTGCCTTTTCCTGTTTAGCAGTGGGACTTCTGCTCCATTAACTATAATTG GCTCATCATCCAGGGAAGATGAACTGAACCAAGACTCGTCTAGCCTTGACTATCTGGAAGAGCCCAGGGCGCCGGGAGCATCAAGCAGGAAATCTGGTTCTCTTGACCAAGCTTTGTCCCTTTGGGCCTCTGGCATGTACAAGCAGGGCTCCATACCTTCATATTATCTTACGCTCCAGGACCCTGATAAACCCCTTGAATATTTCACCAAACCTCAGGAACTGTCCATGACCGGGTTGGTGGACCAGAGAGCTTCTTCTGGTGGTCCCAGCGAAGATGTGCCAGAAAACGAGGGACATCTCATTGAGCCCAGGGCCCTCAAGACGTCTCCCGCCAAAGCCTCCCCCTCGGTCTCGATGTCCAAAGAAGGCTCCATACTGCCATTAAATCCCTTGCAACAGGGCTCCGGTGGAGCAGGTGCGCCCAACCAAGAGGCACCACAGGGAAAGGGAGTGTCTGCAGTTGTAGCCGGTGCTCATCAACTGAGCTCAGGGACCTCTCAAGAACTCTCCGACTGGACCAGACAAGCCTATTCACCGAGCAATGAAGTTGACTCTGAGGTGTCCGCCTTCTACCAGCAGGGTGACGGCTTTGAAGCTCTTCTGCCTCAGTTTGAAGTCTCTGACCTGCAGGAGCCTCAACAAGGCGTCAGTGAGCCCAGGGAACAGAAGAGGTGCCATGCTCTTAGCCaagcttcctcctcttcctccatgtcCAAACAGGGCTCTGGTGGAGCAGGTGTTTGGGAGGTTCCTGAGCTTGAGGCAAAAGACCAATCGAACTACCTGACCGCCTGGAACATGGAAGGCTATTCACCGAGCAATGAATATGACTCTGCGATGGCAGCCTTCTACCAGCAGGGTGACGGGTCTGAAGTCTCTGACATGCAGGAGCTTCAACAAGGAGTCATTGAGCCTTTGGGTGATGGTTCTGAAGTCTTTGACATGCAGGAGCTTCAACAAGGAGTCATTGAGCCTTTGGCTGACGGTTCTGAAGGCTCTGACATGCAGGAGCTTCAACAAGGAGTCATTGAGCCTTTGGGGGACGGTTCTGAACACTCTGACATGCAGGAGCTTCCATCAGGCGTCAGTGAGCCTTATTCACCCAGCTTCATTATCCAGATCGGGAGTGGCTACCAACGGTCCAGACTGAGTGCCACCTCAGACCAATACTCCCTCAACCAAGGTCCTGAGCCATATGGGGTTTATCCTGAAGACTGGGACAACTACCAGATGCCAAGCTCTATCAAGTGA
- the LOC130371509 gene encoding uncharacterized protein LOC130371509 isoform X2, translating into MYKQGSIPSYYLTLQDPDKPLEYFTKPQELSMTGLVDQRASSGGPSEDVPENEGHLIEPRALKTSPAKASPSVSMSKEGSILPLNPLQQGSGGAGAPNQEAPQGKGVSAVVAGAHQLSSGTSQELSDWTRQAYSPSNEVDSEVSAFYQQGDGFEALLPQFEVSDLQEPQQGVSEPREQKRCHALSQASSSSSMSKQGSGGAGVWEVPELEAKDQSNYLTAWNMEGYSPSNEYDSAMAAFYQQGDGSEVSDMQELQQGVIEPLGDGSEVFDMQELQQGVIEPLADGSEGSDMQELQQGVIEPLGDGSEHSDMQELPSGVSEPYSPSFIIQIGSGYQRSRLSATSDQYSLNQGPEPYGVYPEDWDNYQMPSSIK; encoded by the coding sequence ATGTACAAGCAGGGCTCCATACCTTCATATTATCTTACGCTCCAGGACCCTGATAAACCCCTTGAATATTTCACCAAACCTCAGGAACTGTCCATGACCGGGTTGGTGGACCAGAGAGCTTCTTCTGGTGGTCCCAGCGAAGATGTGCCAGAAAACGAGGGACATCTCATTGAGCCCAGGGCCCTCAAGACGTCTCCCGCCAAAGCCTCCCCCTCGGTCTCGATGTCCAAAGAAGGCTCCATACTGCCATTAAATCCCTTGCAACAGGGCTCCGGTGGAGCAGGTGCGCCCAACCAAGAGGCACCACAGGGAAAGGGAGTGTCTGCAGTTGTAGCCGGTGCTCATCAACTGAGCTCAGGGACCTCTCAAGAACTCTCCGACTGGACCAGACAAGCCTATTCACCGAGCAATGAAGTTGACTCTGAGGTGTCCGCCTTCTACCAGCAGGGTGACGGCTTTGAAGCTCTTCTGCCTCAGTTTGAAGTCTCTGACCTGCAGGAGCCTCAACAAGGCGTCAGTGAGCCCAGGGAACAGAAGAGGTGCCATGCTCTTAGCCaagcttcctcctcttcctccatgtcCAAACAGGGCTCTGGTGGAGCAGGTGTTTGGGAGGTTCCTGAGCTTGAGGCAAAAGACCAATCGAACTACCTGACCGCCTGGAACATGGAAGGCTATTCACCGAGCAATGAATATGACTCTGCGATGGCAGCCTTCTACCAGCAGGGTGACGGGTCTGAAGTCTCTGACATGCAGGAGCTTCAACAAGGAGTCATTGAGCCTTTGGGTGATGGTTCTGAAGTCTTTGACATGCAGGAGCTTCAACAAGGAGTCATTGAGCCTTTGGCTGACGGTTCTGAAGGCTCTGACATGCAGGAGCTTCAACAAGGAGTCATTGAGCCTTTGGGGGACGGTTCTGAACACTCTGACATGCAGGAGCTTCCATCAGGCGTCAGTGAGCCTTATTCACCCAGCTTCATTATCCAGATCGGGAGTGGCTACCAACGGTCCAGACTGAGTGCCACCTCAGACCAATACTCCCTCAACCAAGGTCCTGAGCCATATGGGGTTTATCCTGAAGACTGGGACAACTACCAGATGCCAAGCTCTATCAAGTGA
- the drd6b gene encoding D(5)-like dopamine receptor has protein sequence MPWKAVSEVAGCWTFGRFCDTWIAFDIMCSTASILNLCIISMDRYWAISSPFRYERKMTQRFAFVMIGVAWTLSVLISFIPVQLNWHKAAVDNETAEDNNAEDCNASLNRTYAISSSLISFYIPVVIMVGTYTRIFRIAQTQIRRISSLERAAGHSAQNNNHVESSLKTSFKKETKVLKTLSIIMGVFVFCWLPFFVLNCVVPFCDLNTLGDPLCVSDTTFNIFVWFGWANSSLNPVIYAFNADFRKAFSTILGCNKYCSSSTVEAVDFSNELVSYHHDTTLQKEATLPGGGGGGGGGGAQRLPCIGAHDAEDLEECFDKVSDPSRNRGRMLLPAILQFECEAEISLHLMPFNSSGHVECYALPGQTQD, from the coding sequence ATGCCCTGGAAGGCGGTCTCCGAGGTGGCCGGCTGCTGGACCTTCGGCCGCTTCTGCGACACCTGGATCGCCTTTGACATCATGTGCTCCACGGCGTCCATCCTCAACCTGTGCATCATCAGCATGGACCGCTACTGGGCCATCTCCAGCCCGTTCCGCTACGAGCGCAAGATGACCCAGAGGTTCGCCTTCGTGATGATCGGCGTGGCGTGGACCCTCTCCGTACTCATCTCCTTCATCCCCGTGCAGCTCAACTGGCACAAGGCGGCGGTGGACAACGAGACCGCGGAGGACAACAACGCGGAGGACTGCAACGCGAGCCTCAACCGCACTTACGCCATCTCCTCCTCGTTGATTAGCTTCTACATCCCGGTGGTGATCATGGTGGGGACCTACACGCGCATTTTCCGGATCGCCCAGACCCAGATCCGGAGGATATCGTCGTTGGAGAGAGCGGCGGGCCACAGCGCGCAAAACAACAACCACGTGGAGAGTTCCCTCAAGACGTCGTTCAAGAAGGAGACCAAAGTTTTGAAGACCCTCTCCATCATCATGGGCGTGTTTGTGTTCTGCTGGCTGCCCTTTTTCGTGCTCAACTGCGTGGTGCCCTTCTGCGACCTCAACACCCTGGGCGACCCGCTGTGCGTCAGTGACACCACCTTCAACATCTTCGTGTGGTTCGGCTGGGCCAACTCTTCGCTCAACCCCGTTATCTACGCGTTCAACGCCGACTTCAGGAAGGCCTTCTCCACCATCCTGGGCTGCAACAAATACTGCTCGAGCTCCACGGTGGAGGCGGTGGATTTCAGCAACGAGCTGGTGTCCTATCACCACGACACCACCCTCCAGAAGGAGGCCACCCTgcccggcggcggtggcggtggaggaggcggcggcgcgCAGAGGCTCCCGTGCATTGGCGCGCATGACGCGGAGGACTTGGAGGAGTGCTTCGATAAGGTATCGGACCCCTCACGGAACCGGGGACGTATGCTGCTGCCGGCCATCCTGCAGTTTGAGTGCGAAGCGGAGATTTCGTTGCACCTGATGCCGTTCAATTCCTCTGGACACGTGGAATGTTATGCCCTACCGGGTCAAACCCAGGACTAG